Proteins from a single region of Belliella baltica DSM 15883:
- a CDS encoding SusC/RagA family TonB-linked outer membrane protein translates to MKYKNIIWFLMVVTLLSPMWAFAQADQTILVRATVRDQNGFPLPVAEIMNDEEELISTTDENGVFEIEVIPNSLLIVSSPGYKTKVFRVSAQLDEVILFSEMQSRQVNTAYQKQDQANLIGGISYVNIPELMQKNYFTYPLDNMEIFAPGFHGNIWGNNEYLVLVDGVPRDIGSVNAIEIEQVTFLKGVSAVALYGSRAAKGVVVITTKRGAAGKQRINFTTNTGVHVPRGIPKYLGSAEYMTLYNEARINDGLLPLFSSEEIFNYASGTNPYRYPDLDFYSPEYLQEAYSRHDATLEIAGGNDRARYYTNLGYWSEGSLLDFGQAAQNRNERLNIRGNVDMNITNNISAFADAAVIFYNGRGVNANFWQGAANLRPHRFSPLIPVSMIEPDDAVSMNFVENTSYLINGQFLLGGTQIEQTNPIAGIYAGGSSQFTSRQYQFNTGVNADLKNILPGLTFNSRFGLDYATSYNLSFNNNYAVFQPQWNNYAGQDLISGLTRFGQDASTRTQNITGNTFRQTMAMSAQLNYNTVIKEDHEITATLVAGGFQTAVSQMYHRVSNANLGLHLGYNYKNKYLVEMNGAVIHSARLPENNRRAFSPTMSLGWRVSNEAFLEGSSVVNNLLLSVSGGVLHTDLDIADYYLYEQVYTQQGDGTVFYTWKDGLNNITTISRRGANPTMTFPKREEINLGVDAALFNNKVFFNGSWFVSRMSGLLVQRSDVYPSYFTTGFPASSFIPFENYNSDLRSGFDFNLNMNQKVGSANINFGIVGTYYKTEALQRGENWQDPYQVRTGNPIDGIWGLRNQGFFGTIEEINSAPTQIFGEVLPGDIRYIDQNGDGRVTPQDEVFLGRGGWFGAPLTLGFNVTAQMKNWTFFAMGVARRGAYAMRNSSYFWISGESKYSEVVRDRWTEATAETASFPRLTTLNGANNFRNSDFWLYSTDRFDLARVQLTYTVPTEQFFGGNFIKGMNVYVSGSNLLTLSPNRKILEMNIGSAPQTRFFNLGLTAQF, encoded by the coding sequence ATGAAATATAAAAATATAATATGGTTTTTGATGGTAGTGACGCTCTTGTCTCCTATGTGGGCATTCGCGCAAGCCGATCAAACCATTCTTGTCAGAGCAACTGTGAGAGATCAAAATGGATTTCCACTTCCAGTTGCAGAGATTATGAATGATGAAGAGGAATTGATTTCTACTACTGATGAAAATGGAGTATTCGAAATAGAGGTAATTCCAAATTCTCTACTGATAGTTAGTTCGCCAGGATATAAAACAAAAGTGTTTCGTGTATCTGCTCAACTTGATGAAGTTATACTTTTCAGTGAAATGCAGTCAAGACAAGTGAACACAGCTTATCAAAAGCAAGATCAAGCTAATTTGATAGGAGGCATCAGTTATGTGAATATTCCTGAATTGATGCAGAAAAACTATTTCACCTATCCTCTGGACAATATGGAGATTTTTGCTCCTGGTTTTCATGGGAACATATGGGGAAATAACGAGTATCTTGTTTTGGTAGATGGCGTTCCTAGAGATATTGGAAGTGTAAATGCGATAGAAATCGAGCAGGTGACCTTTCTAAAAGGTGTATCCGCTGTGGCTCTTTATGGAAGTAGAGCTGCTAAGGGTGTTGTCGTAATCACTACTAAGAGAGGTGCTGCAGGTAAGCAAAGGATCAATTTCACTACAAATACAGGTGTACATGTGCCTAGAGGAATTCCGAAATACCTAGGCTCTGCGGAATATATGACACTTTATAATGAAGCGAGAATCAATGATGGACTTCTGCCTCTTTTCTCTAGTGAAGAGATCTTCAATTATGCTTCTGGAACCAATCCTTACAGATATCCAGATTTGGACTTTTACTCTCCAGAGTACCTTCAAGAAGCTTACAGCAGACATGATGCGACACTTGAGATTGCTGGTGGAAATGATAGAGCGAGATATTATACCAATTTAGGTTATTGGTCTGAAGGATCACTTCTAGATTTCGGTCAAGCAGCTCAAAATAGAAACGAGCGTCTGAATATTCGTGGTAATGTAGATATGAATATTACCAATAATATTTCGGCATTTGCTGATGCTGCTGTGATATTTTATAATGGTAGAGGTGTGAATGCTAATTTCTGGCAAGGTGCAGCAAATTTAAGACCGCATAGATTTTCTCCGCTGATTCCAGTAAGTATGATTGAGCCAGATGATGCAGTGTCTATGAATTTTGTCGAAAATACAAGCTATTTAATTAATGGTCAATTTTTACTTGGAGGTACACAGATCGAACAAACCAATCCAATTGCAGGAATTTATGCAGGCGGTTCAAGTCAATTTACTAGTAGACAATACCAATTCAATACTGGAGTAAATGCAGATTTGAAAAATATACTTCCTGGATTGACATTCAATTCAAGATTTGGGCTGGACTATGCGACATCTTATAACTTGTCTTTCAATAATAATTATGCGGTATTTCAACCACAATGGAATAATTACGCAGGCCAAGATTTGATTTCTGGCCTTACCCGATTCGGTCAAGATGCTAGTACGAGAACTCAGAATATAACTGGCAATACGTTTAGACAAACAATGGCAATGTCAGCACAGCTGAATTATAATACTGTAATCAAAGAGGATCATGAAATTACAGCAACTTTAGTCGCTGGTGGATTTCAAACTGCAGTTTCTCAAATGTACCACAGAGTTAGTAATGCTAATTTAGGCTTGCATTTAGGCTATAATTATAAAAATAAATATTTGGTTGAGATGAATGGTGCTGTTATTCACTCTGCCAGATTGCCAGAAAACAATAGAAGAGCTTTTTCACCAACCATGTCTTTGGGTTGGAGAGTAAGTAATGAGGCGTTTTTAGAAGGTTCTTCTGTTGTCAATAATTTATTACTTTCTGTATCTGGAGGTGTTTTGCATACTGACTTGGACATTGCTGATTATTATCTGTACGAACAAGTTTATACCCAGCAAGGTGATGGTACTGTATTTTATACTTGGAAAGATGGACTGAATAATATCACCACGATATCTAGAAGAGGTGCAAACCCTACTATGACTTTCCCGAAACGGGAAGAGATTAATTTAGGTGTTGATGCCGCTCTTTTCAACAACAAGGTATTCTTTAATGGATCTTGGTTTGTAAGTAGGATGTCAGGCTTGTTGGTTCAAAGAAGTGATGTTTACCCAAGTTACTTCACCACAGGATTTCCAGCATCTTCTTTTATTCCTTTTGAAAATTACAACAGTGACCTAAGATCAGGATTTGATTTCAACTTAAATATGAATCAAAAGGTAGGTTCTGCTAATATCAATTTTGGAATAGTAGGAACATATTACAAAACTGAAGCGCTTCAAAGAGGCGAAAATTGGCAAGATCCATATCAAGTAAGAACAGGGAATCCTATAGATGGAATTTGGGGCTTACGCAACCAAGGTTTCTTTGGAACTATTGAAGAAATCAATTCTGCTCCTACCCAAATATTTGGAGAGGTATTACCAGGTGATATTCGATATATAGATCAAAATGGAGACGGAAGAGTTACTCCACAAGATGAAGTATTTCTTGGAAGAGGTGGCTGGTTTGGTGCTCCTTTGACTTTGGGATTCAATGTGACTGCTCAAATGAAAAACTGGACTTTCTTTGCAATGGGTGTAGCTAGAAGAGGAGCCTATGCAATGAGAAATAGTTCATACTTCTGGATTTCAGGAGAGTCAAAATATTCTGAAGTTGTCAGAGATAGATGGACCGAAGCCACTGCTGAAACAGCATCTTTTCCTAGGTTGACTACTTTAAATGGAGCCAATAATTTTAGAAACTCTGATTTTTGGTTGTACAGTACTGATAGATTCGACTTGGCAAGAGTTCAGCTTACCTACACAGTTCCGACTGAGCAATTCTTTGGTGGTAATTTCATCAAAGGGATGAATGTATATGTAAGTGGATCTAACCTTTTGACATTAAGTCCAAATCGTAAAATTCTAGAAATGAATATCGGTTCTGCTCCTCAGACACGATTCTTTAATCTAGGTTTGACAGCACAATTTTAA
- a CDS encoding endo-1,4-beta-xylanase: protein MEKFKKFGLLALSVGMITACADLDPLEFDVEKPESIALQEEIDSYAPLRTLLDTVSYPNFKLGVAMPLTDYASTGLKYRFVNMNFNEFTPSTGMSHQDLIQNDGSINLVNAESFLEVAAQKNINVFGTSLISYTNQNSGYLNGLLSPLIVESPAFVNELNLDGLKSGEFNDWTASSGVSLEATEGMGNGVPAVKLEVGASVSAPNSVSFKSPDITVIPGKTYEVLAFIKSDGPGEARFTFEGLSENEPVLDWTASGTPSETFTTSISWKEIRFRVNSFEGDSFKFQLETGYNPSVTYYLDINNLYVYDIDGDAIVNNLVNGGDFETGEAWGGWGNNSERGVTPDGQGVGGEGRAFFVTNPSTTGGFWEVQTLYQLAEPVRNGETYNLSFWVKGTADGVIRLELQSPDYSSNGFGQVFVTQDWRLVNVYTTVTADDRDRLIFSYGEFAGTVYIDKVVLSNANASGGSTTIVEKTAQEKNSIISSQMERWLTDVVSATKTYIKARTVIDQPMDDNNPSELRSGIGRTLGGGEFYWQDYVGKEYGVKAFQLARQNGNPDDILFINESGLEANLDKCQGLIDYVTYLENNGAQVDGIGTRMQLNLNSSTSNIATMFQMLAATGKRIRISGLEVRLMTTQPTQTMLERQAQIYEEVVGLYEQHVPASQRYGITLGSAIDSESDNSLRQGLWDTSLKRKPSYAGFANGLINK from the coding sequence ATGGAAAAATTTAAAAAATTTGGACTCTTAGCGCTTTCTGTGGGTATGATTACCGCTTGTGCTGATTTAGACCCTCTTGAATTTGATGTTGAAAAACCTGAGAGTATTGCTTTGCAGGAAGAGATTGATAGCTATGCACCTCTCAGAACCTTACTTGATACAGTAAGCTATCCTAATTTTAAATTAGGAGTTGCTATGCCATTGACAGATTATGCTTCAACTGGATTGAAGTATAGATTTGTGAATATGAATTTTAATGAATTCACCCCTAGTACAGGTATGTCTCATCAAGATCTGATTCAAAATGATGGATCTATTAATCTTGTGAATGCCGAGAGTTTTCTTGAAGTAGCTGCACAAAAGAATATAAATGTCTTTGGGACGTCCTTAATTTCTTATACAAACCAGAATTCAGGTTATCTCAATGGATTACTTTCTCCATTGATTGTAGAATCACCTGCTTTTGTGAATGAATTGAATTTAGATGGTTTGAAATCAGGTGAATTTAATGATTGGACGGCGAGTTCTGGAGTTTCACTTGAAGCTACCGAGGGAATGGGCAACGGAGTGCCAGCAGTGAAATTAGAAGTTGGCGCTTCAGTATCTGCTCCTAATAGTGTTAGTTTCAAATCTCCAGATATTACTGTGATACCTGGGAAAACCTACGAGGTTTTAGCATTTATAAAATCTGATGGGCCTGGAGAAGCAAGATTTACATTTGAAGGGTTAAGTGAAAATGAACCGGTTTTAGATTGGACGGCTTCAGGTACCCCGTCTGAAACTTTCACTACAAGTATTTCTTGGAAAGAGATCAGGTTTAGAGTTAATTCATTTGAAGGAGATTCTTTCAAATTCCAATTAGAAACGGGTTACAACCCATCTGTGACTTATTACTTAGACATCAACAATCTCTATGTTTATGATATTGACGGCGATGCAATCGTTAATAATTTAGTCAATGGAGGAGATTTTGAAACTGGAGAAGCATGGGGAGGCTGGGGTAACAATTCTGAAAGAGGAGTTACACCAGATGGACAAGGAGTAGGGGGTGAAGGAAGAGCTTTCTTTGTAACAAACCCTTCTACAACTGGTGGTTTTTGGGAAGTTCAAACCCTTTATCAGCTTGCAGAGCCTGTGAGAAATGGGGAGACTTATAATTTGAGTTTTTGGGTAAAAGGTACAGCAGATGGGGTGATAAGACTAGAATTACAAAGTCCTGACTATTCTTCAAATGGTTTCGGTCAAGTATTCGTAACCCAAGATTGGAGACTAGTAAATGTATATACTACTGTTACTGCAGATGATAGGGATAGATTGATTTTTAGTTATGGTGAATTTGCGGGGACGGTGTACATCGATAAAGTTGTCCTCAGCAATGCAAATGCCTCTGGAGGTTCAACGACAATCGTAGAGAAAACAGCTCAAGAGAAGAATTCAATCATAAGTTCACAAATGGAGCGCTGGTTGACCGATGTTGTAAGCGCTACAAAGACTTACATTAAAGCCAGAACTGTGATTGATCAACCAATGGATGATAATAATCCTTCTGAATTAAGATCTGGAATTGGAAGAACCTTAGGTGGAGGTGAGTTTTATTGGCAAGATTATGTTGGGAAAGAATACGGAGTGAAAGCTTTTCAACTTGCTCGTCAAAATGGAAATCCAGATGATATATTATTCATCAATGAAAGTGGTTTGGAAGCCAATCTAGACAAATGTCAAGGGCTAATCGATTATGTGACTTATTTGGAAAATAATGGTGCTCAAGTAGATGGTATTGGTACGAGAATGCAGCTTAATTTGAATTCAAGTACATCAAACATTGCTACCATGTTCCAAATGTTAGCTGCTACTGGGAAGCGAATCAGAATTTCTGGTTTGGAAGTGCGTCTCATGACGACACAACCTACACAAACTATGTTAGAAAGACAGGCTCAGATTTATGAAGAAGTAGTTGGCCTTTATGAACAACATGTACCCGCTTCTCAAAGATATGGTATCACACTAGGAAGTGCGATTGATAGCGAATCTGATAACAGCTTGAGACAAGGTCTTTGGGATACAAGTCTGAAGCGTAAGCCTTCTTATGCAGGTTTTGCAAATGGTTTGATCAATAAATAA
- a CDS encoding RagB/SusD family nutrient uptake outer membrane protein — MKKYRNIIFVLAFFSALLTGCVDLFEPAIQNNRDLESSYNEPRFAQGLIINGYARIPRNGWSFNDMATDDAVSNNENNAFFNMAGGQWAADNNPLNQWANSKAAIQYLNIMIEIAEQVSFTVDNSLLDRMFADRIKGEAYGLRALFMFHLLQSHGGMSDGELLGVQILNEPQDLTSEFNVPRSTFETSMQQLYADIQRALELLPTDYENIPDESMVPEKYRALGANRNDYNRVFGEDARQLMSGRIAMAIKAQAALMAASPAFSQGNTTTWADAANFAADVLDLNNGVSGLSPTGLTWYSNAGEINNIGGGVNPSEILWRASLGGPTSNLEAAHFPPTQFGNGLLNPTQNLVDAFPDANGFPLTHPSSNYDPNNPYANRDPRLNEFIISNGRTAGPNNQVINTAADGGTNDGINRVEVSTRTGYYMRKLLRQDVNLNPVSVNGQIHIMPRIRYTEIYLIYAEAANEAWGPMGTGPNSYSAYDVIKAIRQRAGVGLGNGDAYLESIKSDQNAMRELIRNERRLELCFEGFRFWDLRRWNEELNETARGMRIQNNSYQVINVQNRVFGSYMKYGPIPLSEILKYSALRQNTGW; from the coding sequence ATGAAAAAGTATAGAAATATAATATTCGTTTTGGCTTTCTTCTCAGCTTTATTAACTGGTTGCGTTGATTTATTCGAACCTGCCATACAAAATAATAGAGACTTAGAAAGTAGCTATAATGAACCAAGATTTGCCCAAGGATTAATTATCAACGGGTATGCTAGAATCCCTAGAAATGGATGGAGTTTCAATGATATGGCCACAGATGATGCTGTGAGCAACAATGAAAACAATGCATTCTTCAATATGGCAGGCGGTCAATGGGCAGCTGATAACAACCCACTTAATCAATGGGCAAACTCAAAAGCTGCAATTCAATACTTGAATATCATGATCGAAATAGCTGAGCAAGTTTCATTTACTGTTGATAATAGCTTATTGGACAGAATGTTTGCTGATAGAATTAAGGGAGAAGCTTATGGATTACGTGCCTTATTCATGTTTCATCTCTTGCAATCACATGGTGGGATGTCAGATGGTGAACTACTTGGTGTTCAAATTCTAAATGAACCACAAGATTTGACTTCTGAGTTCAATGTACCTAGAAGTACTTTTGAGACCTCTATGCAACAATTGTATGCGGATATTCAAAGAGCATTGGAATTATTGCCAACGGATTATGAAAATATTCCAGATGAATCAATGGTTCCCGAAAAGTATAGAGCATTAGGTGCAAACAGAAATGATTATAATCGGGTGTTTGGTGAAGATGCAAGACAACTTATGAGTGGAAGAATTGCAATGGCGATCAAAGCACAAGCCGCTTTGATGGCAGCAAGTCCCGCATTCAGTCAGGGAAATACCACAACTTGGGCTGATGCAGCCAACTTTGCAGCTGATGTCCTTGATCTCAATAATGGTGTATCAGGTTTGTCACCTACTGGATTGACTTGGTATTCCAATGCTGGAGAAATCAATAATATTGGTGGAGGTGTAAATCCATCCGAAATTCTTTGGAGAGCTTCTTTGGGTGGTCCAACTAGTAATTTGGAAGCAGCACATTTTCCTCCAACTCAATTTGGTAATGGCTTACTCAACCCGACTCAAAATTTAGTCGATGCTTTTCCTGATGCTAATGGGTTTCCTCTTACTCATCCTTCGAGTAATTATGATCCTAATAATCCTTATGCAAACAGAGATCCTAGACTCAATGAATTTATCATCTCCAACGGTCGCACAGCTGGTCCAAATAATCAAGTAATCAATACAGCTGCTGATGGAGGTACAAATGACGGGATCAACCGAGTAGAAGTATCTACAAGAACTGGCTATTACATGAGAAAGTTGCTTAGACAGGATGTTAATTTGAACCCTGTATCTGTCAATGGGCAAATTCATATCATGCCTAGAATTAGATATACAGAGATTTATTTGATCTATGCAGAAGCTGCAAATGAAGCTTGGGGGCCAATGGGTACAGGTCCTAATAGTTATTCAGCTTATGATGTCATCAAAGCGATCAGACAAAGAGCCGGAGTTGGCTTGGGCAATGGAGACGCCTATTTGGAATCCATTAAAAGTGATCAAAATGCGATGAGAGAACTGATTAGAAACGAAAGAAGACTCGAATTGTGCTTTGAAGGATTTAGATTCTGGGATCTAAGAAGATGGAATGAAGAACTAAACGAGACTGCAAGAGGAATGAGAATTCAAAATAATAGCTATCAAGTTATTAATGTTCAAAATAGAGTTTTTGGTTCTTATATGAAGTATGGTCCAATCCCATTGAGCGAGATATTAAAGTATAGTGCTTTACGTCAAAATACGGGTTGGTAA
- a CDS encoding cellulase family glycosylhydrolase: MEDVDDQIIDEEVAIIDDEQESMNVDWPLATPLLKVQGRQLVDPCGNEVLLHGVAITPSPWFNGGHVGVWRWNNYDIEGCLNYNKGVMDKLTNDEEGWYLNMVRLHIDPYWSNTPGDPIPENDISRFSFDRFMTAVNDVIVPLVDHAKTRGMYVILRPPGVAPHQIAVGDEYFEYLMKIWDHLSNHSELKNKAHVMFELANEPIHILGTNGVYGSDTPAHFEALKLFFQPMVDVIRENGAENILWIPGSGYQSHYRGFPDFPIEDNNYGYAVHIYPGYWGQQNNDPITFRRNWNTHIKPVADIAPIAITEIDWGPEQYGVWGKGGVTGTAGSWGFGANFKMLADESGNVSWNLLSPENLIHDGHLDGDLAYGGDPEACAYPVHKWFKEYAFVKEICD; the protein is encoded by the coding sequence ATGGAGGACGTTGATGATCAAATTATCGATGAGGAAGTAGCAATCATTGATGACGAGCAAGAGAGTATGAATGTTGATTGGCCTCTTGCGACTCCACTTTTAAAAGTTCAAGGAAGACAACTTGTGGATCCTTGTGGAAATGAAGTGCTTTTACACGGAGTGGCGATTACACCTAGTCCTTGGTTTAATGGAGGACATGTCGGTGTTTGGAGATGGAATAATTACGATATAGAAGGCTGTCTCAATTACAATAAAGGAGTGATGGACAAGCTTACTAATGATGAAGAAGGTTGGTATCTCAATATGGTTAGACTTCACATAGATCCTTACTGGAGTAATACACCTGGAGACCCTATTCCTGAAAATGATATTTCAAGATTTAGTTTTGATAGGTTTATGACAGCTGTTAATGATGTCATTGTTCCATTAGTAGATCACGCAAAGACGCGTGGAATGTATGTGATTCTTCGTCCACCAGGAGTTGCGCCGCATCAGATTGCGGTAGGGGATGAATATTTTGAATATTTAATGAAGATCTGGGACCACCTTTCTAATCATTCTGAACTCAAAAACAAAGCACATGTAATGTTTGAGTTGGCAAATGAGCCAATTCATATTTTAGGAACCAATGGAGTGTATGGGAGCGATACTCCTGCACATTTTGAGGCATTGAAGCTATTTTTTCAACCTATGGTAGATGTGATTCGAGAGAATGGTGCTGAAAACATCCTTTGGATTCCAGGTTCAGGCTATCAATCACATTATCGTGGATTTCCTGATTTCCCCATAGAAGACAACAATTATGGCTATGCAGTACATATCTATCCAGGCTATTGGGGACAACAAAACAATGATCCGATCACATTCAGAAGAAATTGGAATACACACATCAAACCAGTAGCTGATATTGCTCCAATCGCTATTACTGAAATAGATTGGGGACCTGAGCAATATGGGGTATGGGGAAAAGGTGGAGTCACAGGTACAGCAGGTTCATGGGGTTTTGGAGCAAATTTCAAAATGCTAGCAGATGAATCTGGAAATGTGAGTTGGAACCTTCTTTCTCCTGAAAATTTAATTCATGATGGACATCTTGATGGAGATCTTGCTTATGGAGGAGATCCAGAAGCTTGTGCTTACCCAGTCCATAAATGGTTCAAGGAATATGCTTTTGTGAAAGAGATTTGCGATTGA
- a CDS encoding endo-1,4-beta-xylanase encodes MKMNQRDKIRIGFSLFLVILIGLGCVVKSDKNPVVTLKDAFAGKFHVGAAMGSHHIHERDKEAINVLGTHFNSIVAENVMKSGMIQVREGEFKFSEADKFIEFGKKHNFHIVGHTLIWHSQAPRWFFVDDEGKDVSAEVLAKRMEIHIKTVVGRYKGQVKGWDVVNEAILDDGSWRESKFYKILGKDFIKLAFQYAHEADPEAELYYNDYSMANSGKREGVVKMVKELQSQGVKIDGIGMQGHIGLEYPTIQEFEKSILAFSELGVNVMITELDLTVLPSPRRDMGADVATNVEYQQSLNPYTEGLPEDVQKQFDDRYLAFFKLFLDHHDKISRVTLWGINDGDSWKNGWPVRGRTDYPLLFNRDNTPKSVVSEIMELAAKY; translated from the coding sequence ATGAAAATGAATCAAAGAGATAAAATCAGAATTGGGTTTTCACTCTTCCTCGTGATATTGATTGGACTAGGTTGTGTAGTGAAATCAGATAAAAATCCAGTGGTTACATTAAAGGATGCTTTTGCAGGCAAGTTTCATGTTGGTGCTGCTATGGGAAGTCATCATATTCATGAACGAGATAAAGAAGCAATCAATGTCCTTGGAACTCATTTCAATTCAATTGTAGCTGAAAATGTCATGAAAAGTGGTATGATTCAGGTTAGAGAAGGGGAATTTAAATTTTCTGAGGCAGATAAATTTATTGAATTTGGTAAGAAGCACAATTTCCATATTGTCGGGCATACTTTGATATGGCACTCTCAAGCCCCAAGATGGTTCTTTGTTGATGATGAAGGAAAAGATGTAAGTGCGGAAGTTCTTGCAAAGAGAATGGAAATACACATCAAAACAGTGGTGGGAAGATACAAAGGTCAAGTGAAAGGATGGGATGTCGTCAATGAAGCAATTTTGGATGATGGATCGTGGAGAGAAAGTAAATTTTACAAAATCCTTGGTAAAGATTTTATAAAACTCGCATTCCAATATGCTCATGAAGCAGATCCAGAGGCTGAACTTTACTACAATGATTACTCAATGGCAAACTCTGGCAAACGTGAGGGAGTAGTCAAAATGGTAAAAGAGCTTCAGTCTCAAGGTGTCAAAATTGATGGGATTGGTATGCAAGGACATATTGGATTGGAATACCCTACAATTCAGGAATTTGAAAAAAGTATTCTAGCCTTTTCTGAACTAGGAGTAAATGTGATGATTACGGAATTGGATCTCACTGTTTTGCCTTCTCCAAGAAGAGATATGGGAGCTGATGTAGCTACCAATGTAGAATACCAGCAAAGCCTCAATCCTTACACCGAAGGATTGCCTGAGGATGTGCAGAAACAGTTTGATGACCGTTACTTGGCATTCTTCAAACTTTTCTTGGACCACCATGACAAAATCTCTAGAGTGACGCTTTGGGGAATCAACGATGGTGACTCTTGGAAAAACGGTTGGCCAGTAAGGGGAAGAACAGATTATCCTTTGCTTTTCAACAGAGACAATACTCCAAAAAGTGTGGTCAGTGAGATTATGGAATTGGCTGCAAAGTATTGA
- a CDS encoding DUF5627 domain-containing protein has translation MKNSLKIIIVCLVLGVSSCVNQDWEFPDFDFQSVYFAHQYPVRTITLGEDIFDTTLDNERKFRVMATTGGVYENRQQIRLGIEVDESLTENLLFSEGGDEILPLPSEYFQLSASEIIIPQGQIIGGVEIQLTGAFFNDPAAIKNTYVVPLRITSVDNADTILVGSSTLPNPNPHVIGDWDVVPKDFVLYAIKYINEYHGIYLRRGKDNITGKSGFEGLSQEITRRSEYVEQDELKDLFTESLTRVRFPLTVEGAGGQNITTDLYLDFDAQGNCTISSATEGVTATGSGSFVSKGEKRSWGNKDRDAVYLQYEIDHPQFRMTTVDTLVLRNRGVGLETFNPVLK, from the coding sequence ATGAAAAATAGTTTAAAAATAATAATTGTATGCTTGGTTTTAGGAGTTTCTTCCTGTGTAAACCAAGATTGGGAGTTTCCTGATTTTGACTTTCAATCAGTGTATTTTGCTCATCAATATCCTGTAAGGACGATTACACTTGGTGAAGACATCTTTGACACGACCTTAGATAATGAACGAAAATTCAGAGTCATGGCGACCACAGGTGGTGTTTATGAAAATAGACAGCAGATCCGCCTGGGGATTGAAGTTGACGAATCACTTACGGAGAACCTTCTTTTTTCGGAAGGTGGCGATGAGATTTTGCCTTTGCCGTCTGAATATTTTCAGCTTTCTGCTTCTGAAATAATCATTCCTCAAGGTCAAATTATTGGAGGCGTAGAGATTCAATTGACTGGTGCTTTCTTCAATGATCCGGCTGCTATTAAAAACACTTATGTTGTTCCTTTGAGAATCACAAGTGTGGATAATGCAGATACGATCCTTGTGGGTAGTTCTACTTTACCTAATCCCAACCCACATGTAATCGGAGACTGGGATGTAGTTCCTAAGGATTTTGTGCTTTATGCAATTAAGTATATCAATGAATATCATGGTATTTATTTAAGAAGAGGAAAAGACAACATCACTGGCAAATCAGGTTTCGAGGGCTTAAGTCAAGAAATAACTAGAAGAAGTGAATACGTAGAACAAGATGAATTGAAAGACCTATTTACTGAATCTTTGACTCGAGTTAGATTCCCTTTGACTGTAGAAGGTGCTGGTGGACAGAATATCACAACTGATCTTTATTTGGATTTTGATGCTCAAGGGAATTGTACGATCTCCTCAGCTACTGAAGGAGTCACAGCAACAGGTTCAGGGTCTTTTGTGTCCAAAGGAGAAAAGAGAAGTTGGGGAAATAAAGATAGAGATGCTGTCTACTTACAATATGAAATCGATCATCCTCAATTTAGAATGACAACAGTAGATACGCTTGTTCTCAGAAATAGAGGAGTAGGACTAGAAACTTTTAACCCAGTTTTGAAATAG